From Micromonospora rhizosphaerae, the proteins below share one genomic window:
- a CDS encoding GNAT family N-acetyltransferase, with protein MRITIAPFDAADPAAVDEAYRIGAAVEKADVPDFPPFCRQRFTAAVRHPMPGTARLWALARLDGVPAGYLALDLPQLDNIDNSDVELVVHPAYRRRGVGRALHEYGLRLLRERGRKRVIGATVSALPGGVARPEAGDAFATAMGARPALAEVRRRLDTGRLDQAALDALAADARTHATGYRIVRWRGDTPEEYAADVAYLDGRLMADAPLGDLEWEPERVDVERLRGTERALNARGRRRYHHAAVHEASDRVVAWTLIDLGPNADWHAYQQITIVDPAHRGHRLGLLTKVENLRYVLDHEPALRAIDTWNAAENQHMIAINEQLGFRPVDAWTDWQLTI; from the coding sequence ATGCGGATCACGATCGCGCCGTTCGACGCGGCCGACCCGGCGGCGGTCGACGAGGCCTACCGGATCGGTGCGGCGGTCGAGAAGGCCGACGTACCAGACTTCCCGCCGTTCTGCCGGCAGCGGTTCACCGCCGCCGTCCGGCACCCCATGCCGGGCACGGCGCGGCTCTGGGCGCTGGCCCGGCTCGACGGGGTGCCGGCCGGTTACCTCGCGCTCGATCTCCCGCAGCTTGACAACATCGACAACTCCGACGTCGAGCTGGTGGTGCATCCGGCGTACCGGCGCCGGGGCGTCGGACGGGCGCTGCACGAGTACGGCCTGCGCCTGCTGCGCGAGCGCGGCCGCAAGCGGGTCATCGGGGCGACCGTCTCGGCGTTGCCCGGGGGAGTGGCCCGGCCCGAGGCGGGCGACGCCTTCGCCACCGCGATGGGCGCCCGGCCGGCGCTCGCCGAGGTGCGCCGCCGGCTGGACACCGGCCGGCTCGACCAGGCGGCCCTCGACGCCCTGGCCGCCGACGCGCGGACGCACGCGACCGGTTACCGGATCGTCCGCTGGCGCGGCGACACCCCCGAGGAGTACGCCGCCGACGTGGCGTACCTCGACGGCCGGCTGATGGCCGACGCGCCCCTCGGGGACCTGGAGTGGGAGCCGGAGCGGGTCGACGTGGAGCGGCTGCGGGGCACGGAACGGGCGCTGAACGCCCGGGGCCGCCGCCGGTACCACCACGCGGCGGTGCACGAGGCCTCCGACCGGGTGGTCGCGTGGACCCTGATCGACCTCGGGCCGAACGCCGACTGGCATGCCTACCAGCAGATCACCATCGTCGACCCGGCGCATCGGGGGCACCGGCTCGGTCTGCTCACCAAGGTCGAGAACCTGCGGTACGTGCTCGATCACGAGCCGGCCCTGCGGGCGATCGACACCTGGAACGCCGCCGAGAACCAGCACATGATCGCGATCAACGAGCAGCTCGGCTTCCGGCCGGTGGACGCCTGGACGGACTGGCAGCTGACGATCTGA
- the thrC gene encoding threonine synthase, with product MTSTLPATSGIDTTLSPARALVCRACSARYPLAAQHACYECFGPLEVDYDTAALAAVTREQIEAGPKNLWRYAALLPAGQDPATRVTLNPGLTPLVAAPHLAAELGITAPLWVKDDSANPTHSFKDRVVSVALTAARALGFTRFACASTGNLANSVAAHAARAGAPSVVFIPGDLEQGKVVTTAVYGGELVAIDGSYDDVNRLCGELVETDEFEDTAFVNVNVRPYYAEGSKTLGYEVAEQLGWRIPAQVVIPMASGELLTKIDRAFSELVEIGLVEAPAGGWKVFGAQSAGCNPIATALHSESDTITPVKPTGIAKSLNIGDPAAGLYALEAVRRTGGWMEYAADDEIRAGIRLLARTTGVFAETAGGVTVAVLRKLVESGRLEPTAETVVFNTGEGLKTIDAVAAQVGPTHRIKPSLRAARDAGLLG from the coding sequence ATGACGTCGACGCTTCCCGCCACGTCCGGCATCGACACCACCCTCAGCCCGGCCCGCGCCCTGGTCTGTCGGGCCTGTTCCGCGCGCTACCCGCTGGCCGCGCAGCACGCCTGCTACGAGTGCTTCGGCCCGCTCGAGGTCGACTACGACACCGCCGCCCTCGCCGCCGTCACCCGGGAGCAGATCGAGGCCGGTCCCAAGAATCTCTGGCGGTACGCCGCGCTGCTCCCCGCCGGCCAGGACCCGGCGACCCGGGTGACCCTCAATCCGGGGCTCACCCCGCTGGTCGCCGCCCCGCACCTCGCCGCTGAGCTGGGCATCACCGCCCCGCTCTGGGTCAAGGACGACAGCGCCAACCCCACCCACTCGTTCAAGGACAGGGTGGTGTCGGTGGCGCTGACCGCCGCCCGGGCGCTCGGCTTCACCCGGTTCGCCTGCGCATCCACCGGCAACCTGGCCAACTCGGTGGCCGCGCACGCGGCTCGGGCCGGAGCTCCGTCGGTGGTCTTCATCCCCGGCGACCTGGAGCAGGGCAAGGTGGTGACCACCGCCGTCTACGGCGGCGAGCTGGTCGCCATCGACGGCTCGTACGACGACGTGAACCGGCTCTGCGGCGAGCTGGTGGAGACCGACGAGTTCGAGGACACCGCGTTCGTCAACGTCAACGTCCGGCCGTACTACGCCGAGGGGTCCAAGACCCTCGGGTACGAGGTGGCCGAGCAGCTCGGCTGGCGGATTCCCGCGCAGGTGGTCATCCCGATGGCCAGCGGAGAGTTGCTCACGAAGATCGACAGGGCGTTCTCCGAGCTGGTCGAGATCGGCCTGGTCGAGGCGCCGGCCGGCGGCTGGAAGGTCTTCGGCGCCCAGTCGGCCGGGTGCAACCCGATCGCCACCGCGCTGCACTCCGAAAGCGACACCATCACCCCGGTCAAGCCGACCGGCATCGCCAAGTCGCTCAACATCGGCGACCCGGCCGCCGGCCTGTACGCGCTGGAGGCGGTGCGCCGCACCGGCGGCTGGATGGAGTACGCCGCCGACGACGAGATCCGGGCCGGCATCCGGCTGCTCGCCCGGACCACCGGGGTGTTCGCCGAGACGGCCGGCGGGGTCACCGTGGCGGTGCTGCGCAAGCTGGTCGAATCCGGCCGGCTCGAGCCGACGGCGGAGACGGTCGTCTTCAACACCGGCGAGGGCCTCAAGACCATCGACGCCGTTGCCGCCCAGGTCGGCCCCACCCACCGGATCAAGCCGTCCCTCCGCGCGGCCCGCGACGCCGGCCTGCTCGGCTGA
- a CDS encoding EamA family transporter has product MATARGEAPWPAHASAPAAADLVAVAPQLAYAVLVAAVIAVLAWNTGVQRLGAVNAALFMNLVPVTTFVVQTARGYRPGAVELVGAALTIAALVAANLATRPRTAAPGRRRAPRGHRRHRPRGDRRPGRRGGALSRAAAHTVGTAGGDGGRSA; this is encoded by the coding sequence GTGGCAACTGCCCGGGGTGAGGCGCCGTGGCCGGCTCATGCTAGTGCGCCGGCCGCCGCCGACCTCGTCGCGGTCGCTCCGCAACTGGCGTACGCCGTGCTCGTCGCCGCCGTGATCGCGGTGCTCGCCTGGAACACCGGGGTGCAGCGGCTGGGCGCGGTGAACGCCGCGCTCTTCATGAACCTGGTCCCGGTGACCACCTTCGTCGTGCAGACCGCCCGCGGCTACCGGCCCGGCGCGGTGGAGCTGGTCGGCGCGGCCCTGACCATCGCCGCCCTGGTCGCCGCCAACCTGGCCACCCGCCCCCGCACCGCCGCCCCCGGTCGCCGCCGCGCCCCCCGCGGCCACCGCCGTCACCGACCGCGCGGCGATCGTCGACCAGGTCGCCGTGGTGGCGCATTGAGCCGGGCGGCGGCTCACACCGTGGGAACCGCCGGTGGCGATGGCGGGAGAAGTGCATAG
- a CDS encoding acyltransferase family protein: MSRPSRDAYLDNAKLLATALVVLGHTWGPLAGAPDEMRGVRALYLLVYAFHMPLFVMISGYLSRSFAADASHPGRLRRLLTSTLVPYLIFATAYQLYNNYRLDESHPIDLVTPFYLTWFLVALFVWRVTAPLWLNLRAPVAVATVVMLASGAASLSGELDLARILQFLPFFVLGLTVRREHLEWIRDTRWLRPAAVLVFAAALIAVYHYAPQLPTGWFYRHDGHAQLDVSWGTWAIGALGLAAAALVLSVAFLALVPANRNLLTPLAAGTQYTYLLHGFIVQIALAYKFQHSPFVKSFAGVLTISALAVLATGVLASSPVRRLFGWAVEPQLRWAFTDRRATSTPAP; encoded by the coding sequence ATGTCCCGGCCCTCCCGGGACGCCTATCTCGACAACGCGAAACTCCTGGCTACCGCCCTGGTCGTCCTCGGCCACACCTGGGGCCCACTCGCCGGCGCCCCGGACGAGATGCGCGGCGTGCGGGCTCTCTACCTGCTGGTGTACGCCTTCCACATGCCGCTGTTCGTCATGATCAGCGGCTACCTCTCCCGCTCCTTCGCCGCGGACGCCTCTCATCCCGGCCGGCTGCGCAGGCTCCTCACCAGCACCCTGGTGCCCTATCTGATCTTCGCCACCGCATACCAGCTGTACAACAACTACCGCCTGGACGAGTCCCACCCGATCGACCTGGTCACGCCCTTCTACCTGACCTGGTTCCTGGTCGCCCTGTTCGTCTGGCGGGTCACCGCACCGCTCTGGCTCAACCTGCGCGCACCGGTCGCGGTGGCGACCGTCGTCATGCTCGCCTCGGGCGCCGCCTCGCTCTCCGGGGAACTGGACCTGGCCCGGATCCTCCAGTTCCTCCCGTTCTTCGTGCTCGGCCTCACCGTCCGGCGCGAACACCTCGAATGGATCCGGGACACCCGGTGGCTGCGCCCCGCCGCCGTCCTGGTGTTCGCCGCAGCCCTGATCGCCGTCTACCACTACGCCCCGCAGCTGCCCACTGGTTGGTTCTACCGGCACGACGGGCACGCGCAACTGGACGTCAGCTGGGGGACGTGGGCCATCGGCGCACTCGGCCTGGCCGCGGCCGCGCTGGTGCTCAGTGTCGCCTTTCTCGCCCTGGTGCCGGCGAACCGCAATCTGCTCACCCCGCTCGCCGCCGGCACCCAGTACACCTACCTGCTGCACGGGTTCATCGTTCAGATCGCGCTCGCCTACAAGTTCCAGCACTCGCCGTTCGTCAAATCCTTCGCCGGCGTACTGACCATCAGTGCGCTCGCCGTCCTCGCGACGGGAGTCCTGGCCTCCTCTCCCGTCCGGCGGCTCTTCGGCTGGGCCGTGGAACCGCAGCTGCGGTGGGCGTTCACCGACCGGCGCGCGACGTCGACCCCGGCTCCCTGA
- a CDS encoding ABC transporter permease: protein MAQSSSVGAVGRTGPGGAAPGYRPSATLPFVAEFRRQASRRRTQLALGFMLLLPLIILVAFQFDSGDDDRGGRGEFSSLADLATSGGLNFTLFTILVSASFLLVVVVALFCGDTVASEASWGSLRYLLAIPVPRARLLTVKLLVALAYSALALLLLAGTALVAGTLRYGWSPLRSQVAAELAPTEGLLRLVAVLGYLAVVLLVVAGLAFLLSVTTDAALGAVGGAVLLWILSSILDQITALGVLRSFLPTHYSSAWLGLLSTPMQTDDVVRGAISAVSYATLFWALAFWRFTRKDVTS from the coding sequence ATGGCTCAGTCGTCTTCCGTCGGCGCGGTTGGCCGGACCGGCCCAGGTGGCGCCGCGCCGGGGTACCGGCCGTCGGCCACCCTGCCGTTCGTGGCGGAGTTCCGCCGGCAGGCGTCGCGGCGGCGTACCCAGTTGGCGCTCGGGTTCATGCTGCTGCTGCCGCTGATCATCCTGGTCGCCTTCCAGTTCGACTCCGGTGACGACGACCGGGGCGGCCGGGGCGAGTTCTCCAGCCTGGCCGACCTGGCCACCTCCGGCGGGCTGAACTTCACCCTGTTCACGATCCTGGTCTCGGCGTCGTTCCTGCTGGTCGTGGTGGTGGCGCTGTTCTGCGGGGACACGGTGGCCAGCGAGGCGAGCTGGGGCAGCCTCCGCTACCTGCTGGCCATCCCGGTGCCCCGGGCCCGGCTGCTCACGGTGAAGCTGCTGGTCGCGCTCGCGTACTCGGCGTTGGCCCTGCTGCTGCTCGCCGGCACCGCCCTGGTCGCCGGGACCCTTCGCTACGGCTGGTCGCCGCTGCGCAGCCAGGTCGCCGCCGAACTGGCCCCGACCGAGGGCCTGTTGCGGCTGGTGGCGGTGCTCGGCTATCTGGCGGTCGTACTCCTGGTGGTGGCCGGCCTGGCGTTCCTGCTCTCGGTGACCACGGACGCCGCGCTCGGCGCGGTCGGCGGCGCGGTGCTGCTCTGGATCCTCTCCAGCATCCTGGACCAGATCACCGCGCTCGGCGTGCTGCGCTCCTTCCTGCCGACCCACTACAGCAGCGCCTGGCTCGGGTTGCTCTCCACGCCGATGCAGACCGACGACGTGGTGCGGGGCGCCATCTCGGCGGTCAGCTACGCGACGCTCTTCTGGGCGCTGGCCTTCTGGCGCTTCACCCGCAAGGACGTCACCAGCTGA
- a CDS encoding alpha/beta fold hydrolase — protein MRSPLSAARVRRALATRRRRVVAASVVVVLVAAVAVWVARPERPDFRTEAAMVSVRSGPDGDQPIDLDTTLYLPEDASADRKVPAVLLAHGFGGTKESVRTDAEDLVRRGYAVLTWTARGFGRSGGEIHLDSPDYEVRDAQGLLDRLAARPEIRTDAAGDPRVGVVGGSYGGGLALLLAAQDRRVDAIVPMITWNDLSRAFLPESTGKAPTEGVFKKGWAGIFFGGGGSAGSGPAGLSGTAAAQPEGAPAAGGPPSPRPGSGPGSGRAPGGAADPSCGRFAADVCAAYLRIATTGRADAEAVALLRRSSPAGVLDRITAPTLLVQGEADSLFPLAEADANARGIAAAGTPVRVAWFTGGHDGGEGPQSDSDRVRFLTAQWLDHYVKGEGDDPGEGFTFSRIAGFDALDRGLVATGYRTTDYPGVTGDGRREVPVTGPAQPIANPPNGNPAAISSVPFAGTLGSLLDGVAGDIPGQHARFESAPLTEAVDVAGAPTVRIRAASPTGEAVLFVKLYDVDPNGAATLPDGLVAPVRLTGLPKTIDAAQPVAVTLPAIVRRIEAGHRLRVVVATSDQAYATPAEPTVYTVAPGSGPVTLPTVDAEPIPTAATVWRWVLAGLLAAIAVGLVAVVLVARRRHRRQDSSIHPRYADIPLAVRQLRKEYADGFVAVSNVDFEVHPGQVVGLLGPNGAGKTTTLRVLMGLTQPTAGEIYVFGHRLVPGSPVLSRIGALVEGPGFLPHLSGLENLRAYWRATGRPWADAHFDEALEIAGLGASVHRRTKNYSHGMRQRLAIAQAMLGLPELLVLDEPTDGLDPPQIAEMRRVLQRYATDGRAVLVSSHLLAEVEQTCTHAVVVNKGRIVASGPVEEIVGESPSVLFEVTDPDAARTVLDRLDGVRVLPDGDGGLVVDTNGTARSEVVAELVRAGIGVDRVVPRRRLEDAFLALVGENSRGSGDR, from the coding sequence ATGAGATCTCCGCTGTCGGCCGCGCGGGTCCGGCGCGCCCTGGCCACCCGCCGACGCCGCGTGGTCGCCGCGTCGGTGGTGGTCGTCCTGGTGGCGGCCGTGGCGGTCTGGGTGGCCCGGCCGGAGCGGCCCGACTTCCGGACCGAGGCGGCGATGGTCAGCGTCCGCTCCGGACCGGACGGCGACCAGCCGATCGACCTGGACACCACCCTCTACCTGCCGGAGGACGCCTCGGCCGACCGCAAGGTGCCCGCCGTGCTGCTGGCGCACGGCTTCGGCGGCACCAAGGAGTCGGTCCGGACCGACGCGGAGGACCTGGTCCGCCGCGGGTACGCGGTGCTCACCTGGACGGCCCGCGGCTTCGGCCGCAGCGGCGGCGAGATCCACCTGGACAGCCCGGACTACGAGGTCCGGGACGCGCAAGGCCTGCTCGACCGGCTCGCCGCCCGGCCGGAGATCCGCACCGACGCCGCCGGCGACCCCCGGGTCGGCGTGGTCGGCGGCTCATACGGCGGCGGGCTGGCCCTGCTGCTCGCCGCCCAGGACCGGCGGGTCGACGCGATCGTCCCGATGATCACCTGGAACGACCTCTCCCGCGCCTTCCTGCCGGAGAGCACCGGGAAGGCCCCCACGGAGGGCGTGTTCAAGAAGGGCTGGGCCGGCATCTTCTTCGGTGGCGGCGGTAGCGCCGGCTCCGGCCCGGCCGGGCTCTCCGGCACCGCCGCCGCCCAGCCCGAGGGCGCCCCGGCGGCGGGCGGCCCGCCCAGCCCGCGCCCCGGCTCGGGGCCCGGCTCCGGTCGCGCCCCCGGCGGCGCCGCCGACCCGTCCTGCGGCCGGTTCGCCGCGGACGTCTGCGCCGCGTACCTGCGGATAGCCACCACCGGCCGGGCCGACGCCGAGGCGGTGGCCCTGCTGCGCCGGTCCAGCCCGGCCGGCGTGCTCGACCGGATCACGGCGCCCACCCTGCTGGTGCAGGGCGAGGCGGACAGCCTCTTCCCGCTCGCCGAGGCGGACGCCAACGCCCGCGGCATCGCCGCCGCCGGCACCCCCGTGCGGGTGGCCTGGTTCACCGGCGGTCACGACGGCGGCGAGGGGCCGCAGAGCGACTCCGACCGGGTGCGGTTCCTGACCGCGCAGTGGCTCGACCACTACGTCAAGGGCGAGGGCGACGACCCGGGCGAGGGCTTCACCTTCTCCCGGATCGCCGGCTTCGACGCGCTCGACCGCGGCCTGGTGGCGACCGGCTACCGCACCACCGACTACCCCGGGGTGACCGGGGACGGGCGCCGCGAGGTGCCGGTCACCGGCCCCGCCCAGCCGATCGCCAACCCGCCCAACGGCAACCCGGCGGCCATCTCCTCGGTGCCGTTCGCCGGGACGCTCGGCTCGCTGCTCGACGGGGTGGCCGGCGACATCCCCGGGCAGCACGCCCGGTTCGAGTCCGCGCCGCTGACCGAGGCGGTCGACGTGGCCGGCGCGCCGACGGTCCGGATCCGGGCCGCGTCGCCGACCGGCGAGGCCGTGCTCTTCGTCAAGCTCTACGACGTCGACCCGAACGGCGCCGCCACCCTGCCCGACGGGCTGGTCGCCCCGGTCCGGCTGACCGGCCTGCCGAAGACCATCGACGCGGCCCAGCCGGTTGCCGTCACCCTCCCGGCGATCGTCCGCCGGATCGAGGCCGGGCACCGGCTGCGGGTCGTCGTCGCGACCTCCGACCAGGCGTACGCCACCCCGGCCGAGCCCACCGTCTACACGGTCGCCCCGGGCAGCGGGCCGGTGACCCTGCCGACCGTCGACGCCGAGCCCATCCCCACCGCGGCCACGGTCTGGCGCTGGGTGCTGGCCGGCCTGCTCGCCGCGATCGCGGTCGGGCTCGTCGCGGTCGTCCTGGTCGCCCGCCGGCGGCACCGCCGCCAGGACAGCTCCATCCACCCGCGGTACGCCGACATCCCGCTCGCCGTGCGCCAGCTCCGCAAGGAGTACGCGGACGGCTTCGTCGCGGTCTCCAACGTGGACTTCGAGGTGCACCCCGGTCAGGTGGTCGGCCTGCTCGGGCCGAACGGCGCCGGCAAGACCACCACGCTGCGGGTGCTGATGGGGCTGACCCAGCCGACGGCGGGAGAGATCTACGTCTTCGGGCACCGGCTGGTGCCCGGCTCGCCGGTGCTCTCCCGGATCGGCGCGCTGGTGGAAGGGCCGGGCTTCCTGCCGCACCTGTCCGGGCTGGAGAACCTGAGGGCGTACTGGCGGGCGACCGGGCGGCCCTGGGCGGACGCGCACTTCGACGAGGCGCTGGAGATCGCCGGCCTGGGCGCCTCGGTGCACCGGCGGACGAAGAACTACAGCCACGGCATGCGGCAGCGGCTGGCCATCGCGCAGGCCATGCTGGGCCTGCCCGAGCTGCTGGTGCTGGACGAGCCGACCGACGGGCTGGACCCGCCGCAGATCGCCGAGATGCGTCGGGTGCTGCAGCGGTACGCCACCGACGGCCGGGCGGTGCTGGTCTCCAGTCACCTGCTGGCCGAGGTGGAGCAGACCTGCACCCACGCGGTGGTGGTGAACAAGGGGCGGATTGTCGCCTCCGGCCCGGTCGAGGAGATCGTCGGCGAGTCGCCGAGCGTGCTCTTCGAGGTGACCGACCCGGACGCCGCCCGCACGGTGCTCGACCGGCTGGACGGCGTCCGGGTGCTGCCGGACGGCGACGGCGGCCTGGTGGTGGACACCAACGGCACTGCCCGCAGTGAGGTGGTGGCCGAGCTGGTGCGGGCCGGGATCGGGGTGGACCGGGTGGTGCCGCGGCGCCGCCTGGAGGACGCCTTCCTCGCCCTGGTCGGCGAGAACTCTCGGGGAAGCGGGGACCGGTGA
- a CDS encoding roadblock/LC7 domain-containing protein, which produces MQDDVDQQKRAGGLSPEARTFNWLLDSFTSSTPGVMEAIAVSPDGLLMAMSASKDRANAERLAAVVSGMTSLAGGAANWYALGGLNRVIVDMSEGYLLISAISSGGVLGVVADRSANLGTVAYEMTLFAGRAGGALSTRLIAELTNGAQR; this is translated from the coding sequence ATGCAGGACGACGTCGACCAGCAGAAACGCGCCGGGGGACTCAGCCCGGAGGCCCGCACCTTCAACTGGCTGCTCGACTCGTTCACCTCGAGCACCCCCGGGGTGATGGAGGCGATCGCGGTCTCGCCGGACGGCCTGCTGATGGCCATGTCCGCGAGCAAGGACCGGGCAAACGCGGAGCGGCTCGCCGCCGTCGTCTCTGGAATGACCAGCCTGGCGGGAGGCGCGGCCAACTGGTACGCCCTCGGCGGGTTGAACCGGGTGATCGTGGACATGTCCGAGGGTTATCTGCTGATCAGCGCGATCAGCAGCGGAGGGGTGCTCGGCGTGGTCGCCGACCGGTCGGCCAACCTCGGCACGGTCGCGTACGAGATGACCCTCTTCGCCGGGCGGGCCGGCGGCGCGCTGAGCACTCGCCTCATCGCCGAGCTGACGAACGGCGCGCAGCGGTGA
- a CDS encoding gas vesicle protein K gives MTDRDEAADLAAALGEPRWQAPRVTPLDRRLAVDRDSVERGLASLVLTVIELLRQLMERQALRRVDVGDLTEEQIERIGATLMALEEQMTELREYFGLAPEDLNLDLGPLGPLLPTD, from the coding sequence GTGACCGATCGGGACGAGGCGGCGGACCTCGCGGCGGCGCTGGGTGAGCCGCGATGGCAGGCACCCCGGGTGACCCCGCTGGACCGCCGCCTGGCAGTGGACCGGGACTCGGTCGAGCGCGGCCTGGCCAGCCTGGTGCTCACCGTGATCGAGCTGCTGCGTCAGCTGATGGAACGGCAGGCGCTGCGCCGAGTGGACGTCGGCGACCTCACCGAGGAGCAGATCGAGCGGATCGGCGCCACGCTGATGGCGCTGGAGGAGCAGATGACCGAGCTCCGCGAGTACTTCGGTCTCGCCCCGGAGGACCTCAACCTCGACCTCGGGCCGCTGGGCCCGCTGCTGCCCACCGACTGA
- a CDS encoding gas vesicle protein, translating into MGVTSLAPSSADDPLTYRPVALVDLLDRVLATGVVITGDITLAIADIDLVRISLRALIASVGALARPEPPDADGPFIVEAKP; encoded by the coding sequence ATGGGCGTGACCTCGCTCGCGCCGAGCAGCGCGGACGACCCGCTGACCTACCGGCCGGTGGCGCTGGTCGACCTGCTCGACCGGGTGCTCGCCACCGGGGTGGTGATCACCGGTGACATCACCCTCGCCATCGCCGACATCGACCTGGTCCGGATCTCGCTGCGCGCCCTGATCGCCTCGGTCGGCGCGCTGGCCCGGCCCGAGCCGCCGGACGCCGACGGTCCGTTCATTGTGGAGGCCAAGCCGTGA
- a CDS encoding GvpL/GvpF family gas vesicle protein: MSTTAETTPAGGAPGTGTGVWLHGVVADADPAVLAGITGMDGRPVRAVRAVGLVAVVSAAPLTEYGEEALRRNLEDLAWLERAARTHHAVVDALSRAGAVVPARLATVYRDDDRVARVLTERRDELAGTLAGLTGREEWGVKGYVVPGAVPRSAEPAGEGGTGAAYLRRRRAQLTAREEGQRIAAEAAATVHTALAGYAVAARRHAPQDRRLSGAATAMVLNGAYLIDRAALDGFSELVGALADRHPELRLELTGPWPPYSFVTEPSAEPAPAVRERA; this comes from the coding sequence ATGAGTACGACCGCTGAGACCACGCCTGCCGGCGGCGCGCCGGGCACCGGGACGGGGGTCTGGCTGCACGGCGTGGTCGCCGACGCGGATCCGGCCGTGCTGGCCGGGATCACCGGCATGGACGGCAGGCCGGTCCGCGCGGTCCGGGCCGTCGGCCTGGTCGCGGTGGTCAGCGCGGCCCCACTCACCGAGTACGGCGAGGAGGCGCTGCGCCGCAACCTGGAGGACCTGGCCTGGCTGGAGCGGGCGGCGCGGACCCACCACGCGGTGGTGGACGCGCTGTCCCGGGCCGGCGCGGTGGTGCCCGCCCGGCTGGCCACCGTGTACCGCGACGACGACCGGGTGGCCCGGGTGCTCACCGAGCGGCGCGACGAGCTGGCCGGCACGCTGGCCGGGCTGACCGGCCGCGAGGAGTGGGGCGTCAAGGGGTACGTCGTCCCCGGCGCGGTGCCCCGGTCCGCGGAACCCGCCGGCGAGGGCGGTACCGGTGCGGCGTACCTGCGGCGGCGCAGGGCCCAGCTGACCGCCCGGGAGGAGGGGCAGCGGATCGCCGCCGAGGCTGCCGCCACCGTCCACACCGCACTAGCCGGGTACGCGGTGGCCGCCCGCCGGCACGCCCCGCAGGACCGGCGGCTCTCCGGCGCGGCGACCGCGATGGTGTTGAACGGCGCGTACCTGATCGACCGGGCCGCCCTCGACGGTTTCTCCGAGCTGGTCGGGGCTCTCGCGGACCGGCATCCGGAGCTCCGGCTGGAGCTGACCGGGCCCTGGCCGCCGTACTCCTTCGTGACCGAACCATCGGCGGAGCCGGCACCCGCGGTGCGGGAGCGGGCATGA
- the gvpJ gene encoding gas vesicle protein GvpJ, translating to MTTARTSSIVQNSGQILPAGHEPANLGDILERVLDRGIIIAGDIRVSLLDIELLTLKLRLVIASVDTARQIGIDWWEHDPWLSSRARPPVEPGPRDPEEVEAERRPRVARRAERARREERDEYDR from the coding sequence ATGACCACTGCGCGGACTTCCTCGATCGTCCAGAACTCCGGCCAGATCCTGCCGGCCGGGCACGAGCCGGCGAACCTGGGCGACATCCTCGAACGGGTGCTCGACCGGGGCATCATCATCGCCGGCGACATCCGGGTCAGCCTGCTCGACATCGAGCTGCTGACGCTGAAGCTGCGGCTGGTCATCGCCTCCGTCGACACCGCGCGGCAGATCGGCATCGACTGGTGGGAGCACGACCCGTGGCTGAGCTCCCGGGCCCGGCCGCCGGTCGAGCCCGGCCCGCGCGACCCGGAGGAGGTCGAGGCGGAGCGGCGCCCTCGGGTCGCCCGCCGGGCCGAGCGCGCGAGGAGGGAGGAGCGGGATGAGTACGACCGCTGA
- a CDS encoding gas vesicle protein — protein MAPGRIRGDGDRERWPDRGARDDDDRYADEVEYEPVSAAEAAREGLRQIVGLTGKDPLGITSIEATDDGWLIGVEVVEDHRIPASTDLLGLYEVELDVAGGLLGYRRTRRYQRGKGD, from the coding sequence ATGGCACCAGGACGGATCCGCGGCGACGGCGACCGGGAGCGCTGGCCCGACCGCGGCGCCCGCGACGACGACGACCGGTACGCCGACGAGGTGGAGTACGAGCCGGTGTCGGCCGCCGAGGCGGCCCGGGAGGGGCTGCGCCAGATCGTCGGGCTGACCGGCAAGGACCCGCTCGGGATCACCTCGATCGAGGCCACCGACGACGGCTGGCTCATCGGGGTGGAGGTGGTCGAGGACCACCGGATTCCCGCCTCAACCGACCTGCTCGGCCTCTACGAGGTCGAACTCGACGTGGCAGGCGGCCTGCTGGGCTACCGGCGGACCCGGCGCTACCAGCGCGGAAAGGGGGACTGA